CTCCCTCCCTCCACGCCTCTCCCCTACCACGCCATGCccgcctccctccaccctctcccctaccacccccacctcctccctccacgCCTCTCCCTTACCACCCCCaggcctcctccctccaccccctcgcCCCTACCACCTCCAGCCCTCCGCCCTCCACCCTCATCCCCTACCACCCCCAGGCCTACAACTCCCATCCCCACCCCTCCCCTACCACCCCCAGgcctcctccctcaccctctcgaCCCTAACCACCCcagccctcctccctccaccctctcccctacCACCCCCAGCCCTCCTCCCTCGCACCGCTCTCCCTTACCACCCCAGGCCTCCCCCTCCAAACCCTACTCCCCTACCACCTACCAACCACTCCTCCCGCCACCCTCTCCCCTACCACCCCaagccctcctccctccaccctctccaccctACACCCCAGCCCTCCTCCCATCCAACCTCTCGCCCTACCACCCCCAGCCCTCCCCACAACCACCCCAGCCTCCTCCCACCACCCTCCAGCCCTCCTCCCGCCACCCTCTCCGCCTACCacccccagccctcctcctccacacttCTCCCCTTACCCACCCCAGCACCTCCTCCACACCACCACCCAGCCCATTAACTACCCTCCCCCCACCCTCCagcctcctcccctccaccctgcGTTCCTCCTACCACCCCAtggccctcctccctccaccctctcccctacCACCCCCAGCCCTCCTCCCACCACCCCCAGCCCTCCTCCCAACCATACCCTGACAACCACTTCAAGAAGGTTTACACAGAGATCTAGAGAAGGAGATGTgccacagtaaagtctacacacccctcaCCATGGAGACGTTTCTAGCCTGTATATAGAGCATCTCCTTCAGCGATTCTGAGATTCGCCATCGCGAATTTTGGCAAATCAACAATCCACGGCATATTATGCAGAGGCATGAAGTTTGACCACAGCCGCTGTGCCAAAAAAGAGGTGCATCTTCAAACCAATCACCTGCACATTTACCGCATATATGATTCAAGCAAAGTAAACTCACTGTTGTCTCTAGGCAGTGCGTCTTCGCGACCAAATGCCGAAGTTAAAAGATCAATTGACATATTTCCCATGCAAAAATGTCATAATTACCGCAGTTAAAATTCAAGCATTTCTGCGCAATTATCACAAACAAACCCTGTGGAATTCTGGAGGAACAAATAAGGAGGAAATAGGCAATAAGTAATACTCAGAATACCAGTGAATACTCAGTAATACTCAGAAACTCAGTAATACTGAGAAAATTACTCTGTAATACTCTGGAATACCCGGTAATACTCCGGTGAATACTCGGTAATAGTCGGTGATTTCGGTTGATTACTCAGTGGATACCCGTGACAGTCCGCAATACTCTGTAATACTCCGTAATACCCAGTAATGACTATTTAATTATCGGCATTACTCGGTAAGACTATGTAGAACCGGTAAATACTCAGTAATACTCAGTAATACTCAGTAATACCTCTGTAATACTCTGACCAAAGATAGAGTATAGATAACTGTGTGTTTGTTCCAGTCCCCCGTCTTCCAGGAAAGTGGAAAACCATGGCTTGATTGACTAGACGTTGAGCTGGGCAAACACTACCAGGGACAACAGAGACGATCCagtaccatcacacacacacaacacacacacacacacacaccaccacacacaccaacacacacacacacacacacacaacacacacacacacacacacacacacacaccacacaccacacacatcagttGAGGAGTGCGCCCCTGACTATCCCGacattttaaaacaagaaaatggtgcgcTCTGctttgccttaatagaaggaatttaaaacatttatacTTTGATttgagtatattttagcaattacatgtacttttgatacgTTAAGTATATTAAAAACCAAATATCTTTGCAGACTTAAACTCAAGACTATTTTACTGGCCGACTGTGCACTGTTACTTGAGCAACTTTCTAAAAGGTTCGAAACTTTACtgaaggacaaacacacacatacagtacagtcgaAAGTGGACACACCGACTacatgcagcccaaataaatgcttcagtagttcaaaaacagACACAATCCAACGAttcaaactgttcagaggaggacgGTGTGAATCAGGCCTGCAATGTTGAATTGCCCTGCAAAAGCAACCtactaaagacaccaataagaagaagagacttcttgggccaagaaacacgaagtaatggacattagaccaggggaaaatctgtcctttcgtTTGTGAGTCAAGATTGTtgatttttgttccaaccgcccgTGTGCTTTGTCAAGATGCAGAGTAGAATGAACGGAGATTCTCTGCAAATGTGTGGTCCACCTTTGACATGAGGAGAGGCGATGGTGTGGGCTGCCtttgctgtctgtgatttattataTGAGTTCA
This DNA window, taken from Salvelinus sp. IW2-2015 unplaced genomic scaffold, ASM291031v2 Un_scaffold3763, whole genome shotgun sequence, encodes the following:
- the LOC139026036 gene encoding uncharacterized protein; this encodes MPASLHPLPYHPHLLPPRLSLTTPRPPPSTPSPLPPPALRPPPSSPTTPRPTTPIPTPPLPPPGLLPHPLDPNHPSPPPSTLSPTTPSPPPSHRSPLPPQASPSKPYSPTTYQPLLPPPSPLPPQALLPPPSPPYTPALLPSNLSPYHPQPSPQPPQPPPTTLQPSSRHPLRLPPPALLLHTSPLTHPSTSSTPPPSPLTTLPPPSSLLPSTLRSSYHPMALLPPPSPLPPPALLPPPPALLPTIP